From a region of the Kiloniellales bacterium genome:
- the nudC gene encoding NAD(+) diphosphatase, giving the protein MQRPNFYSGAGLDRADPLRHDEAWLRARLGDPATRFVAVWRSRNLVVPGDAPRPFWLGAEQVAAFLPQVGQQVFLGVAEERAYIALDLSHLEEPQRELALPASGEFHDLRAVGPLMARHEGSIMAYARGLMHWHRRHRFCGNCGHPTESRRGGHIRVCTEQSCGLQHFPRTDPAVIMLVHDGERCVLGRQKVWPPGMHSTLAGFVEPGESLEEAVAREVAEEVGLAVEVGRVRYQSSQPWPFPASIMLGFTAEVDPAPIRIYEEEIESARWFTRAELRESPEDETLRLPRRDSIARRLVEDWIAEG; this is encoded by the coding sequence ATGCAGCGGCCGAATTTCTACAGCGGAGCCGGCCTCGACCGGGCCGACCCATTGCGGCACGACGAGGCCTGGCTGCGCGCCCGCCTCGGCGACCCGGCGACCCGCTTCGTCGCGGTCTGGCGCTCGCGCAACCTGGTGGTCCCGGGCGACGCGCCCCGGCCCTTCTGGTTGGGCGCGGAACAGGTCGCGGCCTTCCTGCCCCAGGTCGGCCAGCAGGTCTTCCTCGGCGTCGCCGAGGAGCGGGCCTACATCGCGCTCGACCTCTCGCACCTGGAAGAGCCGCAGCGGGAACTGGCGCTGCCCGCGTCAGGGGAGTTCCACGACCTGCGCGCGGTCGGGCCGCTCATGGCCCGCCACGAGGGCTCGATCATGGCCTACGCCCGGGGCCTGATGCACTGGCACCGGCGCCACCGATTCTGCGGCAACTGCGGCCATCCGACCGAGAGCCGGCGCGGCGGCCACATTCGGGTCTGCACGGAACAATCTTGCGGGCTGCAGCACTTCCCGCGCACCGACCCGGCGGTGATCATGCTGGTGCACGACGGCGAGCGCTGCGTGCTGGGCCGGCAGAAAGTCTGGCCGCCGGGCATGCACTCGACCCTGGCCGGCTTCGTCGAGCCGGGCGAGAGCCTGGAGGAGGCGGTCGCCCGCGAGGTGGCCGAGGAAGTGGGCCTCGCCGTCGAGGTCGGGCGGGTGCGCTACCAATCCTCCCAGCCCTGGCCCTTTCCCGCCTCGATCATGCTCGGCTTCACCGCCGAGGTCGATCCGGCGCCGATCAGGATCTACGAGGAGGAAATCGAGAGCGCGCGCTGGTTCACCCGCGCGGAGCTGCGCGAATCACCCGAGGACGAGACGCTGCGCCTGCCGCGGCGCGACTCGATCGCCCGCCGCCTGGTCGAAGACTGGATCGCCGAGGGTTAG